atgtcatgatagcatgtaaaaacacacacacacacaaaaaaaaactaattgtcattggagtgggtcttaaatatcttgaaaagttcaaggatttgaaatacaaaagctgaaaaagctgaagaagctgaacattttaatagttgaatggttaaaaatggtaaaattgtagaaggagtcgAGCGCCAAAAATAGCGGCAGATACTATAGTACAGACATAAAGAGAAATAGGAAAACAATTGGTTGAATgccttattattatttattattggttgaatgcttgatagcattcaaccaataataataattgtctTTACTGTatttatgtccttcatcatttgaaaaatgccacaatagcatgttaaaaacacacacacaaaaataacaatggtgattggagtgggtctttaaatgtcatgttaaacatttgtcttttttaaattttgtattACTagtcaacaaattaaaaaaaagaaaaacatttagtaaAATACAAGTTCTTGTTTCTAAAGAATGTAATTTTTAATGTTGTCACTGCACATTTTACATGTAACACAAAATACATGGGCCACTTTTCACAGAGATAGATCGCCCCACCAGtgattttaaatgtacaaaaacgTAATTCATtgcgtttcctttttttcccaatgtgaagtttttatgcattttttaaagtgtatttaaattttttttaacccaataaaaatttaaggtaaaaaaagaataatatgtctattgtaaatttaaaaagaaaataactatAATGTGAACCGCTAAGGTCTGTGGGTAAACAAGGAGTCGCGTGTCCTCTCGCGAGATTTGTTTAGGCTGGTTTAGAGTCATGTGACTCTAAGGGAAATTCTGTGAAAGTCTCAGACGACACAGCCATGTCTCGGTGTAGTGATCCGTATTTACgtctaattaaaataaaaacacgcgTGTAGCTTGTGGGGAACTTGTATTCCTTACTTCATCGTTATTTTTTAATCGGATATCATTTACGAGCCTCGTGAAGCAGATGTGAATGTTTACCAATCGACAGCGGGTTTTGTCTGTGTCCTCTCGTGCTAACGGGGGTTTTGAAAAACACAAGCATTGCTTCAGTAAAGTAACGTAGTTATGGCACAACCGTGTTTGGAGATGACTGGGTGTAGTTGGATACACGTTAAAGCCCTTAATGTCTGGCCTCCGCCTGTAGGTAGTATCGCTTTCACAGcaggaacacacaaacacacctcctTACGTAACTAGGAGGCTGTTTTGGCCTGATAAGTCTGTCATTTTAGCCCAAAATGTTGACTTATGAACAGTTTACATCTTCTTTAAAGGCTGAAGGAGCATTCAAAtgtggacttttatttttccgGAGCTCAAATTCGACCTAACCAAACGTTTAACCCCTCAGGTTTGGACGCCATGCTCGCCACAGTGACTGCTGTGGTCATTAGTCAAGACAATGTCTCAGTTTCCCCGACATCTTTGGAGAACACCTCAACGCATCCCACCTGGCCTCCTGATTCCAACATCAGCAAGCCCCACAGATGCCTGCAGGTTCTGTATGAGGACATCGGAGACTCCAGGTAATGAAGAGGAGCTGCATTTGCagcagaaaatgcagggttgctGAATCAAAGTGAAACTTAAAGTGTAAAAAtgggcaaaaaaagaaagaaagaaattattaAAGTTGACCGCATATAAattgaaaacaacacaataacaaaaaaagaaatgtttgtgaTAAATGCACGCACCGGGTATCGAATGGGCCAAGTTTTCCATCACGGACGCCACCATCCAGGTACATTGGAAAGGACACACAATCGGCATAATCCTGGAACATCTTGGAAAGGTtaaggatttgaaagaccaaaagtcacaactgcaaaaagctgaaagagctgaaacttttaatagttgaatggttaaaatagctgaaagaTTGTAGCAGTTAAaatggcggaagatactatattAAAGAAatagagaaacaggaaaacaatgggtatAATAATAATGCAATTTATTTCAAAGCGCCTTTCTAAACACTCAAAAAGACACTGTACAGattcaaaagtaaaatacaacaaattcaCTTTAACAATATGTTAAAAACCCAAAACCTAATTGACATCTTCataaaatcagaaaacagaTAAAAGTTTGTTAtgttttgagtctggatttaaaaattgaaaaagggTTTAATGTTACGGAGGTCATGGGGGTGAGAGAGAGTTTCAGAGTTGGGGGGCTGAGCAGCTGAAGGCGCGCCTCCCCTTGGTGACCATAGGGGGGGGAGGACGTAAAGCTGAAGGGGGGAAAGAGGGCGAGAGGGAAAATGCCACCTTCATGGCTGTAAAAATCAATGACAGTAAACAATTCTTCTTCTTTAGGGTCCGGTTCTGGGACATTTTACTGCTGGTGCCAAACGTGGCTTTCTTTGTGTTCTTGATGTGGAAGCTGCCATCAGCCAGGGCGAAGATCCGACTCACCTCCAGCcccatttttgtcactttttaccTGCTGGTAggacaagtttgttttttcttttccttctcccAACAATAAGGTTTTATTGATGGTTTTGAAatcctgctgttttctttttttgacgtTCCCTTGTATCTGGGgtctgaaataaagaaaatcctcacaatgaaaccattttttttttttttacattattacgTTATTAATAGTGTGTATTCTAGACGGCAAAGCATCTCCTCATATAATGTGTCACAAATACTAAATGAAACAGTTGTTGTGAGCTTAACGTGCCGCTGAAATGCATCACAGGACACTGACGGGTTCCTGCATGTTctctgttttcaggtttttgtcGTTGCAGCAGTTGGAATCACCCGTGCGATTGTTTCCATGACCGTCAGCGCCTCCAGCGCTGCCACCATCGTAGATAAAGTAAGAGGCTGTGAAGTTTGGATCCATGCACGACCCACaaatttctctctttttatttttaaaggtggttctgagttcggtttttggggattctctccaccacatcagACTCATCCATGACATGAGGTCATGAATCAAAAATCCGTCCGCTACTTTCCTACTTTTCCTccgatggaaaatgttgtttttggtgtttttaacatgttcttgatacaaaaaaacattctgtcTGTGATGTAGGAAATACGCTGTGAGGGTCACAGTGTCTGCGCCGCACCTTATAAGCCGGGCGAGGCTGAAGGCTGCTATACAAGTGTACCAAGGGCGAAAGCACCTGTGGATATTTTAGATCCTTTAGAGGAAGTGGGAGGCCCACTTTAGCCGCCTTATCCGTGAAAAGGCTGTCTGACATTAAAACGgtctgaaaaaggtttttaaggaTCCAAACAAATGACATTTCTGCAGGTTTATGAATGCAGCAGGTTTGCTCATCACAAACCCTTCCTACTTGATTATAATATTTATTCTTAACAGAAACTGCACTGCATGTgtgtttagtttggttttggGGTAGGAAGTTGCCGTCTATCCTACCAGAGATTTTTCATGCGATTCCCAGAGAGGCAAATGTTTGCTAAAGCTTTTATGTCTCAGACTTAAGTCCTGGAAATTCCTCTCAGCCCTTTGGGAGTCGAttggtcttctttttttttaaattgtcttaGCTGAGTGTaatgaaaggggaaaaaaaaaaagaagtcacttCCTGTGTAAATGGTTGAACAGTGTGGTCTGATTCTGGTTTTTCTCTTGACGAGGGTGAAGTGTCCtgacctttgttgtttttctaggtGCTTTGGGAAATCACACGCTTCTTTCTGCTGGCCATTGAGCTCAGTGTCATCATCCTGGGACTGGCTTTTGGTAAGGGGGCtgctttgtttctttctgtttccaTTGTTGTCTCTGTTTGAATATTCAATATATGTCAGGAActcactttttaaattttgttttcatttgaaatgtgtCTCAATTCTCTCTAATAtctgtatttttctgttgttgttcagGTCACCTGGAGAGCAAGTCCAGCATAAAGCGCGTGTTGGCGATAACCGCCGTGTTGGCTCTGGGATATTCCATTACACAGGTAAAGAGGGCTGTCAGAAATACAAATATTGAGGTTTTTAACCTCTAAAGACCTGGCCTCACATTTTGTCTTATGTTACTTCAGTAGTTAAAAAATCCGTGAAGGTTTCTAGCAGACTTTAGGTTTAGTTTAAAACAAACGTAAGAGTTATGACACAATATTGTGATTGATGTTTAGTGGAGTTtcacctgtttttctttttttcgacAATTTTCAcatgactttttaatttttcttttctttgtttttggatttatggattttgattttgttttaacatatttgatattttgttataaaacataaaaacactttaatctcaatttttgtgactttctttttgttgttgttgcagtaaataaatgacaaaatataCGACTTTTTTGgtacagtttcaggttcattgtGCAAAATATTgtgtaataaaataagaaatacttgtaaaagggggaaaaaaagaaggtggGGTTGTacttagaataaataaatccagCATTTCATGAGAAATTgtaaagcagtaaaaaaaaaagcccctttgCTACTATTTAAGACAAATGAGAAATGTCTATTTTCAGGGCACATTAGAGATATTGTACCCAGACAGCCATCTGTCAGCTGAGGACTTCAACATCTATGGTCACGGCGGACGCCACTTCTGGTTGGCCAGCTCCTGCTTCTTCTTTCTGGTGCGTAACCTGTTGCTAGGGAAAAGTGGAAGGAAAGTCTCCATGAAGTCCCTTTAAGTCATGCAACAATCTGTTTTTACAGGTGTACTCCTTTGTTGTGATCCTGCCAAAAACCCCGTTCAGAGAGAGGATATCTCTGCCATGTGAGTTTCAGGTTTCCCAGCAAAAAACACGATCAAGAGTTCATTTGGTGCCACGTTTCTGATGCTTTTACTGTAACTTTACAGAGTTTAAAATGAATTGATGTTGAAGTGCATTAGCATTTTCAttctctgtttctttgtttttattttttggcagcCAAGAAGAGTTTCTATGGTTACGCCGCCATCCTGTCTTTACTGAACTTTGTCCAGGGCTTGGGCAGCGCCCTGCTGTGTGCTGGCGTCATCGAGGGACTCTGGTCAGTGTTTTCGTGGTCCCACTCTTTTGATGTACAGTCATTAAATATAGTATATGTTACATATTAACCCCATCTTGATGCtttaatactttaatttttcactgtaaaaaaagaatcctTTCCAGAGCTATGCAGGCTTTTTACCTGCTTCCTTCAACTTTTCACTtctctttagaaaaaaatgttctttttttttttttcaattattattgtttttttgcttttaatattttttgtttgtttatttttttatgttttcaaccTCTCACTTCTCAGCACAGACTGGATACCAGTTTAAAGGCTCAGattatgaaggaaaaaaaattcatctTTTCTCCATTTGAGAGGATTTATCTGTCAAACTAATTTCCCAAAACTGCCACTTGAATCTCCACGTATTTAGAATCACTGAACATAATTTGGGTTTGTAGATAtggacatttttctcttttagtgTCACTCAAACTGAAGTCCATATCgtgttttgttagtttttttttttttaagacaaaaagatTAAAAGCCTTTCTGTTTTGTTGGAGAAGAAGTAAATAAATATGGAAACACACAAATATGTAAACCAGCGctaatttctgtcatttttacatGTACAATAACATGTCAAAAGCGCCTTTTGGTCAGTGTGCATCATtcttaaaaaccaaaataaatgacaGCGGGCTACTTTGTAATTAACAAACAATGCTCTCTATTTAATGCTCTATTTTCAATTAATAACATGTGCAGCAGTCATTAAAAATTAATCCTACAATAGTAATAGAAATAAACACAATATAGAATGTGATTCCTGGAGTTTTTTGAtggaaatgtaaacatttgatgACGGTGCAGCGCTCGTCCTACCaatttttaaagttcaaatcCCATTTTCCATAAAGCCATGCGTGTGTTTGATGACGGCTTCCAGGCGGAGTCTCACCTGTTCACAGGTGTGTTTCCTTTGAGCTttaactcttctttttttttttgtcttctctgaCTCAGCTGTGTAGATGTCACCACCTTCCTGTACTTCTCCGCCTTTGCACCGCTCATTTACGTCACATTCCTCAAGAACTTCTTTGGGTACGTATTCCTAAAAGCCGCCtaagatcaaacattttaagatcttttgaGGCCCTgagtctgttttttcttttgccgtACTAAATTTGAGATGGTAACACTATGTTCTGTTTTATAAAGAAGGATCCTTCAGAGTAAACTGAGCCGTAGGTCACTGATGGATGTTGGAAATTAGCAAAGGATGAGCTGTGGTGGTTCAGAGGGGAAACCGCCGGACCATCCTTCTGAGAGGAGAAAcgatccacaaaaaaaaaaaaaaacatcttaaaacaccAAACTTGGGAACTTGGCAGCACTTGTAAATCtattttcattcaaacattGACACCAGAattgatctttttatttattttttttactctttctgATGCTGCAAACTGCAGTTAATGTTGTCCAGAATTAGATGGTTACGTGTTGTCATGCCGCAGCTTTAAAGTCTGACCCTCTTTTGacttattttcaaagcgttcccggtggtcttttatcGAAGATAATGGTGTTTTAAGCTAACATcctaaaacctgtgtcgttttctaggacatagtttctgcaggagttcataagGGAAGCTTAATTTATTAGCCGATAGCGCGTTCTCTTCCTTAACCTCCGATGTCAAACGATTCTATTGAGTCAATTGTGAGGAAGTGGAGGCGGAGCTTAAActccaactttatttatttcatttcgaTTGAAAACACAAACCGCTTTACATAAAAGAGACGAAAATAGCCATAAAGTATAAGTATGaattaaagcagaaaacacaggagAATCACACCAAATTGgcccccctccctcaccagatttCTCCCTCCCCCTCACCTAGTTCCCCCGATATAACCCTGAACAGAAACGAGGAACTGCAGCTCAAGGACAAGGTCTGTAGCATGCTTTGGTAGCAGGGCAGCGCCCTGATAAGTCTGACGGATTTTGATGGCGTTTGAAGTTTGGATGTGAAAAAGTGGCGTGCCTCCCTGCAAAGGAAAATGCAATAGACGCTGGGCGCCGTTTTGAATTTTACCACAAGGCATCGAttatattttaagttattttgaaaaaaattgaaagcaaacacTGAACTGAAATGCCTTTTTCAAAATTGCTGAATTGTGaatttgcaaaatgcattttcatgtGAATTTTGGTATCAAACACCCAGATTAATGTAAAAtgcatttgattttgattttaatattttagttttaaaagcaAAGATTGAATTGTAATATTTatattgaattttaaaatgtcaaatgcattttcaaattgcatattactttaaattatgggtggaaaaaaaaaaggcaatagaAAAAGACCATAATCAgattcatcagagtgggtctgaaACAGCACTTTCTATAGCCTGTGGGCATGCAGCCAAGAAGAACTGATCTTGTAGAAATTCGTCTATACTcgtcataaaataaaagatttaatttcTCTGTCATAACGGTTTGTTTCTTGCAGTTCGGAGCCCAAAATCCTGTTCTCCTACAAGTCCCAGGTGGATGAGCCGGAAGAAAGTGACGTCAACCTCCCCCCCACCGTGGTGGCGGCGGCGCTCGGGCGCAGTCACCAAACGGACCAGGGGCTCTACTACTCCTCCACGCAGATTGATGGCTCTGGTCCCGGCAGCTCCCGCATGGTGGGA
The nucleotide sequence above comes from Oryzias latipes chromosome 5, ASM223467v1. Encoded proteins:
- the tpra1 gene encoding transmembrane protein adipocyte-associated 1 isoform X1; the encoded protein is MAQPCLEMTGCSWIHVKALNVWPPPVGLDAMLATVTAVVISQDNVSVSPTSLENTSTHPTWPPDSNISKPHRCLQVLYEDIGDSRVRFWDILLLVPNVAFFVFLMWKLPSARAKIRLTSSPIFVTFYLLVFVVAAVGITRAIVSMTVSASSAATIVDKVLWEITRFFLLAIELSVIILGLAFGHLESKSSIKRVLAITAVLALGYSITQGTLEILYPDSHLSAEDFNIYGHGGRHFWLASSCFFFLVYSFVVILPKTPFRERISLPSKKSFYGYAAILSLLNFVQGLGSALLCAGVIEGLCCVDVTTFLYFSAFAPLIYVTFLKNFFGSEPKILFSYKSQVDEPEESDVNLPPTVVAAALGRSHQTDQGLYYSSTQIDGSGPGSSRMVGAYLDDVASGPYGSSSINSVDADRWRPIHV
- the tpra1 gene encoding transmembrane protein adipocyte-associated 1 isoform X3, which translates into the protein MLATVTAVVISQDNVSVSPTSLENTSTHPTWPPDSNISKPHRCLQVLYEDIGDSRVRFWDILLLVPNVAFFVFLMWKLPSARAKIRLTSSPIFVTFYLLVFVVAAVGITRAIVSMTVSASSAATIVDKVLWEITRFFLLAIELSVIILGLAFGHLESKSSIKRVLAITAVLALGYSITQGTLEILYPDSHLSAEDFNIYGHGGRHFWLASSCFFFLVYSFVVILPKTPFRERISLPSKKSFYGYAAILSLLNFVQGLGSALLCAGVIEGLCCVDVTTFLYFSAFAPLIYVTFLKNFFGSEPKILFSYKSQVDEPEESDVNLPPTVVAAALGRSHQTDQGLYYSSTQIDGSGPGSSRMVGAYLDDVASGPYGSSSINSVDADRWRPIHV
- the tpra1 gene encoding transmembrane protein adipocyte-associated 1 isoform X2, translating into MSQMPAWTRKTKTSMDLFVCLDAMLATVTAVVISQDNVSVSPTSLENTSTHPTWPPDSNISKPHRCLQVLYEDIGDSRVRFWDILLLVPNVAFFVFLMWKLPSARAKIRLTSSPIFVTFYLLVFVVAAVGITRAIVSMTVSASSAATIVDKVLWEITRFFLLAIELSVIILGLAFGHLESKSSIKRVLAITAVLALGYSITQGTLEILYPDSHLSAEDFNIYGHGGRHFWLASSCFFFLVYSFVVILPKTPFRERISLPSKKSFYGYAAILSLLNFVQGLGSALLCAGVIEGLCCVDVTTFLYFSAFAPLIYVTFLKNFFGSEPKILFSYKSQVDEPEESDVNLPPTVVAAALGRSHQTDQGLYYSSTQIDGSGPGSSRMVGAYLDDVASGPYGSSSINSVDADRWRPIHV